Proteins from a genomic interval of Desulfofustis limnaeus:
- the dnaN gene encoding DNA polymerase III subunit beta gives MSLQLTVQRNDLMEGLALLQNITNKRGTMAILSNILFVADGNTLVLTGTDLEVGLRIAIPAEIDNTGSITLPSKKIFEIVRESGSSELLINETDNSWVTIKAGKSIYNLAGIPSDEFPSFPEFGEDEFISFEGHIFLDLIDKVIFSIAGEQENIYSLTSVLLEKEKRESESYLRMVSSDGHRLSIMEKQVSVDVDVIGLIDMTLIPKKGIQELRKFCENRDAVDISVTTKQLVVKDDKAVMVVRLKQGEFPRYQSIVQAVPLENHIRINRILFLESLKRINLFTEDIFHTIQLQISGNTMVLSSQNADLGNARDEIIIEYSGEPLTLGFNCRYFIETLQVMECEFVDTYINSENSPCLMKSERDKGFLSIIMPMQL, from the coding sequence ATGAGTCTCCAACTAACGGTACAACGGAATGATTTAATGGAAGGTTTGGCCTTACTGCAGAATATTACGAATAAGCGGGGAACCATGGCCATCCTTTCAAACATACTGTTTGTCGCCGACGGTAATACTCTTGTTCTTACCGGAACAGATTTAGAAGTGGGCTTGCGTATAGCCATTCCTGCTGAAATTGACAACACAGGTTCTATCACCCTGCCGTCAAAAAAGATATTTGAGATTGTCCGAGAATCGGGATCATCAGAGTTGCTCATCAATGAAACCGATAACAGTTGGGTTACCATAAAAGCTGGAAAAAGTATTTATAACCTTGCCGGCATACCAAGTGATGAATTCCCGTCTTTTCCGGAATTTGGGGAAGATGAGTTTATCTCTTTTGAAGGACATATCTTTCTTGACCTCATTGATAAAGTAATCTTTTCCATTGCCGGTGAACAGGAAAATATCTATTCCCTGACTTCAGTACTATTGGAGAAGGAAAAGAGAGAATCAGAATCATACTTGAGGATGGTATCATCAGATGGGCATCGACTTTCAATTATGGAAAAACAGGTGAGTGTCGATGTTGATGTCATTGGACTCATAGATATGACCCTCATTCCCAAAAAGGGTATTCAAGAGTTGCGTAAATTCTGTGAAAACAGAGATGCCGTTGATATTTCTGTTACGACTAAACAACTCGTTGTCAAAGACGATAAAGCCGTAATGGTCGTTCGATTGAAACAAGGAGAATTTCCTCGTTATCAATCAATCGTTCAGGCGGTACCTTTAGAAAATCATATTCGCATCAACCGAATTTTATTCCTTGAGTCATTAAAAAGGATAAATCTTTTTACAGAAGATATTTTTCACACCATACAATTGCAGATATCGGGAAACACCATGGTGCTCTCGTCTCAAAACGCCGATCTCGGTAATGCAAGAGATGAGATTATTATTGAATACTCAGGAGAGCCACTCACCCTTGGGTTCAATTGTAGATATTTTATTGAGACACTTCAGGTTATGGAATGTGAATTTGTAGACACCTATATCAATTCTGAAAACAGTCCGTGTTTGATGAAATCTGAAAGAGATAAAGGCTTTCTCAGCATCATCATGCCGATGCAATTGTAA
- the gyrB gene encoding DNA topoisomerase (ATP-hydrolyzing) subunit B, with protein MTDKPTNHTYDAGQIKVLDGLEAVRKRPAMYIGNTATEGLHHLIWEVVDNSIDEALAGYCTRIRVTITEDNAVKVEDDGRGIPVDIHPTENVPALELVMSTLHAGGKFDHSTYKVSGGLHGVGVSVVNALSEYAIAEVRRDGNIYRQTYRYGLKDSELEIVGKTEKTGTTITFKADPQIFTESTIYDYETVKNRLRELSFLNRDVRLYLKDERSGEEDKFHASGGIVSYVEWLNRNRTPIFPEPIYLAGEKDLVEVEISFQYFDGYSERLFSFVNNINTREGGSHVAGFRASLTKCINRYASDDIVPKSLKEKMGGDDVREGLTCVISVRVPNPQFEGQTKTKLGNSEVKWIVESICNEKLNLFLEQNPHVAKRILTKVVDAARAREAAKRARDLSRKKGSTSLLMAGKLAECQEKDPKKREIFIVEGDSAGGSAKQGRDRTIQAILPLRGKIMNVEKARFDKILNSEEIKQLIAALGCGIGKDEFDLERLRYHKIIIMTDADVDGAHIRTLLLTFFYRQMLPLLQGGFVYIGQPPLYRLSRGKSEKYFLDEEQLNDHLFSQASKRLSVTIHKEPFEYFAEDDFIFYLKLLSIFERVVVFLERMNITETILCFLLEKNIKKADQFAEKELVDSLANELTKDENLVIGAVRSCRWRTDCYEFDLAVRNHVQTSVTIGPQIPLINEYRTALQLYDKIHHLLNKSFLIKLKSTEDDGKSIEAKSWKELLNMVREESFKGSNLQRYKGLGEMNPDQLWDTTMNPTNRTLLQVQIQDAEEADEMFTTLMGDKVEPRREFIQTHALEVTDLDI; from the coding sequence GTGACAGATAAACCCACCAATCACACCTACGATGCCGGTCAGATAAAGGTGCTGGATGGCTTAGAAGCTGTTCGCAAACGTCCGGCTATGTATATCGGTAATACCGCAACAGAGGGACTTCATCATCTTATCTGGGAAGTCGTAGATAATAGTATTGATGAGGCTCTTGCCGGTTATTGCACACGAATCAGGGTTACCATTACCGAAGACAACGCCGTAAAGGTAGAGGATGATGGACGGGGAATACCAGTCGATATTCATCCGACGGAAAACGTTCCCGCACTTGAATTGGTCATGTCTACCCTTCATGCAGGTGGTAAATTTGATCACTCAACCTATAAAGTCTCTGGTGGGCTTCATGGAGTTGGTGTTTCGGTGGTAAACGCCTTGTCCGAATACGCCATAGCAGAAGTTCGCAGGGATGGGAATATTTACCGTCAAACGTATCGTTACGGGCTAAAAGACAGCGAACTGGAAATTGTCGGGAAGACTGAAAAAACAGGAACCACGATTACTTTTAAAGCTGATCCTCAAATCTTTACCGAATCAACGATTTACGATTATGAAACGGTTAAAAATCGCCTCAGAGAATTGTCTTTTTTGAACCGTGATGTTCGCTTGTATTTGAAAGATGAACGAAGCGGAGAAGAAGATAAATTTCACGCCTCCGGTGGCATAGTATCCTATGTAGAGTGGTTAAATAGAAACAGAACTCCTATTTTTCCTGAGCCGATCTATTTGGCAGGCGAGAAGGACCTCGTCGAGGTGGAAATATCTTTCCAATATTTCGATGGTTATTCAGAAAGACTATTCTCTTTTGTAAACAACATAAATACCCGCGAGGGAGGAAGCCATGTTGCCGGTTTTCGTGCTTCCTTGACCAAATGTATAAATCGGTATGCAAGTGACGATATCGTCCCCAAAAGCCTCAAAGAAAAAATGGGTGGTGACGATGTTCGAGAAGGCTTGACCTGTGTAATCTCAGTACGTGTACCGAACCCCCAGTTTGAAGGACAAACAAAGACCAAACTGGGTAATTCAGAAGTCAAGTGGATTGTGGAATCTATTTGCAACGAAAAGCTCAACCTCTTTCTTGAACAGAATCCTCACGTGGCAAAAAGGATTCTCACCAAAGTCGTTGATGCAGCCAGAGCTCGAGAGGCAGCAAAAAGAGCGAGGGATCTTTCACGAAAAAAGGGGTCCACCAGCCTACTAATGGCTGGAAAACTTGCAGAGTGCCAGGAGAAAGACCCAAAAAAACGGGAGATTTTTATCGTTGAAGGGGACTCCGCCGGAGGTTCGGCAAAACAAGGAAGAGATCGAACGATACAGGCCATTCTTCCACTGCGAGGAAAAATTATGAATGTGGAAAAGGCCCGGTTCGACAAGATCCTCAATAGTGAGGAAATCAAGCAACTCATTGCAGCATTGGGTTGTGGTATAGGAAAAGACGAATTTGATCTGGAAAGACTTCGCTACCACAAGATTATAATCATGACTGATGCTGACGTTGACGGCGCCCATATTAGGACTTTATTATTGACCTTTTTTTATCGGCAGATGCTTCCTTTACTTCAGGGAGGATTTGTCTATATTGGCCAACCACCGCTCTATCGTCTTAGTCGGGGTAAAAGTGAAAAGTATTTTCTCGATGAAGAACAGCTCAACGACCATCTTTTTTCACAAGCTAGCAAACGATTGAGCGTTACCATTCACAAGGAACCGTTCGAATACTTTGCCGAAGATGATTTTATTTTCTACTTAAAACTTTTGTCGATTTTCGAAAGAGTAGTTGTTTTCTTAGAAAGAATGAACATTACTGAAACCATTCTTTGTTTTTTATTAGAGAAAAACATAAAGAAGGCAGATCAATTTGCTGAAAAAGAGCTTGTAGATTCCTTAGCCAACGAACTGACCAAAGATGAAAATCTTGTTATTGGTGCGGTGCGTTCGTGCCGATGGAGAACCGATTGCTATGAATTTGACCTGGCGGTGAGAAACCACGTTCAAACATCGGTGACCATCGGCCCGCAGATACCTCTCATAAATGAATACCGTACCGCTCTTCAGTTGTATGATAAAATTCATCATCTTCTCAATAAAAGCTTTTTGATTAAATTGAAATCAACAGAAGATGATGGCAAATCAATAGAAGCAAAAAGCTGGAAAGAGTTGTTGAATATGGTTCGTGAAGAATCTTTTAAAGGAAGCAATCTTCAGAGATATAAAGGTCTTGGTGAAATGAATCCCGACCAGCTCTGGGATACAACGATGAATCCCACCAATAGAACCCTTCTTCAAGTTCAGATACAAGATGCAGAGGAGGCAGATGAGATGTTCACCACGCTGATGGGTGATAAGGTAGAACCACGGCGGGAATTCATACAGACCCACGCTCTCGAGGTGACAGATCTCGATATTTAA
- the gyrA gene encoding DNA gyrase subunit A, with amino-acid sequence MVETIIPSSEQPSVSIEKELKKSYLDYAMSVIVGRALPDVRDGLKPVHRRVLFAMRELGVFFNRPYVKSARIVGDVIGKYHPHGDSAAYDTLVRMAQPFSMRYPLVDGQGNFGSLDGDAPAAMRYTEARMTRIDRELVADIEKETIDFVANYDSSLSEPSVFPSKLPNLLINGSSGIAVGMATNIPPHNLKEILDALIALIDDPQITVHQLMRIIPGPDFPTGGLICGRAGIREAYETGKGVITLRARTFIEKTDEGKREQIIIDEIPYQQNKAALVEKIAELIKEKKLSSITEIRDESDRQGLRIVLELRKDEIAEVVINQLFKMTPMQKSFGIIFLAIVNNRPEVLNLKQMLEHFVQHRKTVVFRRTRYELKKAEERAHILEGLNKAISNLDEVITLIKESRNPQIAKESLINRFSLSDIQAQTILDMRLQRLTGLERDKIIQEYKDILVEIARLSELLANEFLIMKVIKEEFLELKSTYGDDRRTEIVDEVDEILPEDLIAPETMAVTITHSGYIKRNPTSLYRSQGRGGKGIRGVTNIEEDYVSNIYVASTLDTFLFFTNYGKVFWRKVYQLPLVGRTARGKAIVNLLELSEGEKLAAILPVSSFEDESRSKSILMVTKSGRMKKTVLNEFQRPLKKGKRALTINEGDEIIGAYLLQGNDTIFAISKKGMSIHFNEDDIREMGRMAAGVKGITLKDGDYLVGASVLECDSEKTILTVTSNGYGKRSLVSDYRIQKRGGKGILAIKPSERNGDIVGSHIVDDDKDVILIADSGKMIRIPIKDIRVIGRTTQGVKLINLETNERVVGMDIVDIENDEEE; translated from the coding sequence ATGGTCGAAACAATTATACCCTCCTCAGAACAACCTTCGGTTTCCATAGAGAAAGAGCTTAAGAAATCATATCTCGATTACGCCATGAGTGTAATCGTTGGGCGAGCGCTTCCTGACGTACGAGATGGCCTGAAACCGGTCCACCGCCGAGTTCTCTTTGCCATGAGAGAACTTGGCGTGTTCTTCAACAGGCCTTATGTGAAATCGGCACGTATCGTCGGCGATGTGATTGGTAAATACCATCCCCATGGGGATTCGGCCGCTTACGACACCCTGGTTCGTATGGCACAGCCATTCTCCATGCGATATCCTCTTGTTGACGGACAGGGTAACTTTGGTTCGCTCGATGGTGACGCTCCAGCAGCTATGCGTTACACGGAAGCGAGGATGACTAGAATTGATCGAGAACTCGTTGCTGATATAGAAAAAGAAACGATCGATTTTGTCGCCAACTATGACAGTTCTCTTTCAGAACCTTCGGTGTTCCCAAGTAAATTGCCGAATCTGCTGATAAATGGTTCGTCTGGGATTGCCGTTGGTATGGCGACCAACATTCCTCCTCATAACCTCAAAGAAATTCTTGATGCACTGATTGCTCTGATAGACGATCCCCAGATCACCGTGCATCAGTTGATGAGAATCATCCCCGGGCCAGATTTCCCTACCGGTGGTCTCATTTGTGGTCGAGCTGGGATTAGAGAAGCGTATGAGACCGGAAAAGGGGTAATAACATTACGAGCTCGAACCTTCATAGAAAAAACAGACGAAGGGAAACGTGAACAAATAATCATTGATGAAATTCCTTACCAACAAAATAAAGCAGCCCTCGTTGAAAAAATTGCCGAGCTCATCAAAGAAAAGAAACTTTCTTCGATCACTGAGATCCGAGATGAGTCGGATCGACAAGGGTTGAGGATCGTTTTAGAGCTCCGTAAAGACGAAATCGCCGAGGTGGTCATTAATCAGCTTTTTAAAATGACCCCCATGCAGAAATCATTCGGTATTATCTTTTTGGCCATCGTCAATAATCGCCCTGAGGTTCTCAATCTGAAACAAATGCTTGAACACTTTGTTCAGCATCGTAAAACCGTTGTTTTCCGAAGAACACGATACGAGTTGAAAAAGGCTGAAGAAAGAGCCCACATTCTGGAAGGACTCAATAAAGCGATTAGTAATCTTGATGAGGTGATTACCCTTATAAAAGAATCAAGAAACCCACAAATCGCGAAAGAAAGCCTTATCAACCGCTTCAGCCTGTCAGATATCCAAGCACAAACCATCTTGGATATGAGATTGCAACGTTTAACCGGGCTCGAGAGAGATAAAATTATTCAAGAGTATAAAGATATCCTCGTCGAAATAGCCAGGTTATCCGAACTGTTGGCCAACGAGTTTTTGATCATGAAGGTTATTAAAGAAGAGTTTTTGGAACTCAAGAGTACCTACGGAGATGACAGAAGAACCGAGATCGTAGATGAAGTAGACGAAATTTTACCTGAAGACCTTATTGCTCCTGAAACTATGGCCGTAACCATAACTCACTCAGGGTACATCAAACGCAACCCGACCAGTCTCTACCGTTCTCAGGGTCGCGGTGGAAAGGGTATCAGAGGCGTAACCAATATTGAAGAAGATTATGTTTCAAATATTTATGTGGCGTCAACCCTGGATACGTTTCTCTTTTTCACCAATTACGGCAAGGTGTTCTGGAGAAAAGTATATCAATTACCCCTAGTGGGAAGAACAGCCCGGGGCAAGGCCATTGTCAATCTCCTGGAACTTTCTGAAGGTGAAAAACTCGCAGCAATTCTTCCTGTTTCCTCTTTCGAGGATGAGAGCCGATCTAAAAGTATACTCATGGTGACTAAATCTGGTCGTATGAAAAAAACGGTATTGAACGAGTTTCAACGGCCACTGAAGAAGGGAAAACGTGCCCTTACCATCAACGAAGGCGATGAAATTATTGGAGCCTACTTGCTGCAGGGTAATGACACCATTTTTGCTATATCAAAAAAAGGTATGTCAATCCATTTTAACGAAGACGATATCCGTGAAATGGGTCGAATGGCAGCAGGAGTAAAAGGTATCACGCTAAAGGATGGAGACTATTTGGTTGGCGCAAGCGTCTTGGAGTGCGACAGTGAGAAGACGATTCTCACTGTCACTTCAAACGGTTATGGAAAACGAAGTCTTGTATCTGATTATCGAATTCAAAAGCGTGGTGGTAAGGGTATCCTTGCCATTAAACCGAGTGAAAGAAATGGAGATATTGTCGGGTCCCATATCGTCGATGACGATAAAGATGTCATACTGATAGCCGACTCAGGAAAAATGATCAGAATTCCCATTAAAGACATTCGCGTTATCGGCCGCACCACTCAGGGGGTAAAGCTTATAAACCTTGAGACAAATGAACGCGTGGTCGGAATGGATATCGTAGATATTGAAAATGACGAAGAAGAATAG
- a CDS encoding NAD(P)H-dependent glycerol-3-phosphate dehydrogenase encodes MTKKNSNDKDPLSIGVIGAGSWGTALAIHLSRLGVATTLWGHRSEHVKKLQQERENQKYLPGQRFPELLQVSSSLEETISAKQVLCLVVPSHVFRQTFQNISYLLKGKKDVPEIYLSATKGVENETFFTMTQIIDHYLKEVKIPGTVAVLSGPSFAKEVAKQLPTAITIGSRNADTAKILQRIFNTEYFRVYTSSDVVGLEISAALKNIIAIAAGVCDGLGFGNNARAALITRGLVEITRMGKALGAEEKTFYGLSGLGDLVLTCTGDLSRNRHVGLELGKGNKIEDILKNMSMVAEGVKTTLSGYLFARKLGISMPILEQMYNILYRGKNTAEAAKSLLTRDLKEE; translated from the coding sequence ATGACGAAGAAGAATAGCAACGATAAAGATCCTTTGAGCATCGGTGTTATCGGTGCGGGCTCGTGGGGAACCGCTCTGGCCATCCATCTCTCGCGGTTAGGTGTAGCCACTACCCTCTGGGGGCATAGAAGCGAGCATGTAAAAAAGCTACAGCAAGAAAGAGAAAACCAAAAATACCTTCCTGGCCAACGTTTTCCTGAGCTTCTTCAGGTGAGTTCTTCGCTTGAAGAAACAATCTCAGCTAAGCAGGTACTCTGTCTGGTCGTGCCTTCGCACGTCTTTCGCCAAACCTTTCAAAACATCAGTTATCTTTTGAAAGGAAAAAAGGATGTGCCTGAAATCTATCTGTCTGCGACCAAAGGTGTTGAAAACGAAACCTTCTTTACGATGACCCAGATCATCGATCACTATTTGAAGGAAGTGAAAATACCAGGGACTGTTGCCGTTCTATCGGGACCATCATTTGCGAAAGAAGTGGCGAAACAGCTGCCAACAGCCATTACCATCGGCAGTAGGAATGCTGATACGGCCAAAATACTACAGAGAATATTCAACACAGAATACTTTCGTGTGTACACCAGTAGTGATGTTGTCGGCCTTGAAATCAGCGCTGCTTTAAAGAACATTATCGCCATAGCAGCTGGTGTATGCGATGGTCTTGGCTTTGGCAATAACGCACGCGCAGCCTTAATAACCAGAGGGCTTGTCGAGATAACCAGGATGGGAAAGGCCCTCGGAGCCGAGGAAAAAACATTTTATGGGCTCAGCGGTCTTGGCGATCTGGTATTAACCTGTACTGGTGATTTAAGCCGTAATCGACACGTCGGGCTAGAATTGGGAAAAGGTAATAAAATTGAAGACATATTGAAAAACATGTCCATGGTTGCAGAGGGTGTAAAAACAACGCTTTCTGGCTATTTGTTCGCCAGAAAATTGGGCATAAGCATGCCAATTCTGGAACAGATGTATAATATCCTCTATCGTGGAAAAAACACGGCAGAAGCTGCCAAATCCTTATTGACTCGTGATCTCAAAGAAGAGTGA
- a CDS encoding XTP/dITP diphosphatase: protein MFNLIVLATTNTHKIREIKRVLEKFPVVLKSLSDFPTLPEAIEDGDTFDENAYKKAFHYAKVLGLPTIADDSGLEVYALGGKPGVHSARYSGEEATDLDNCRKLLRELNGIQDRKARFVCVFSIAVPSGPALTYEASCEGKILDHLQGEEGFGYDPLFFYEPIKKTFAELSLDEKNEVSHRGKVLVELASEFPKVLKWIENRMKEELPQQPDHSEFMNNDWSR from the coding sequence ATGTTCAATCTAATCGTTCTGGCTACAACGAATACACATAAAATTCGTGAGATAAAGCGAGTTCTTGAAAAGTTTCCGGTCGTTCTCAAATCATTATCAGATTTTCCTACCCTTCCTGAGGCTATAGAGGATGGGGATACGTTTGATGAAAATGCCTACAAGAAGGCTTTTCATTACGCAAAAGTACTAGGCTTGCCAACAATAGCCGACGATTCAGGTCTGGAGGTATATGCTCTAGGGGGAAAGCCGGGCGTACATTCGGCCCGTTATTCGGGTGAAGAGGCTACTGACCTTGATAACTGTCGAAAGCTCTTGCGTGAACTCAACGGAATACAAGACAGAAAGGCTCGTTTTGTTTGTGTCTTTTCAATCGCCGTACCATCTGGACCAGCTCTTACCTATGAGGCCTCTTGCGAAGGAAAGATTCTGGATCACCTTCAAGGCGAAGAGGGCTTTGGTTACGATCCTTTATTTTTTTACGAACCTATCAAAAAAACCTTTGCCGAGTTATCTCTTGATGAAAAAAATGAGGTAAGTCATCGCGGCAAGGTTCTTGTTGAATTGGCCTCTGAGTTTCCTAAGGTTTTGAAGTGGATAGAAAATAGAATGAAAGAAGAACTTCCTCAACAACCTGATCATTCAGAATTCATGAATAATGATTGGTCACGTTGA
- a CDS encoding epoxyqueuosine reductase QueH, producing MNLLLHVCCAPCLLYPAHVLHTDDISFTCYFFNPNIHPFKEFKKRLDTFRELSRQRNYQVIIESSYGLKIFLRSIVFKEEKRCSLCHFLRMKKTFEVAASHGFDSVSSTLLYSRFQDHRSIKTLSDELSLAYGMRFYYRDFRVGWDQGVFESKRLSLYRQPYCGCVYSEQERYDKSLKKQ from the coding sequence ATGAATCTTCTTTTACATGTGTGTTGTGCACCATGCCTGTTATATCCGGCGCATGTTTTGCATACGGATGATATCAGTTTTACCTGTTACTTTTTTAATCCCAACATACATCCTTTCAAGGAATTCAAAAAAAGGCTTGATACCTTTCGTGAGTTATCACGGCAAAGAAATTATCAGGTTATAATTGAAAGCAGCTATGGTCTCAAAATCTTTCTACGTTCCATTGTTTTCAAAGAAGAGAAAAGATGTTCGCTCTGTCATTTTTTACGAATGAAAAAAACTTTTGAAGTGGCTGCATCTCACGGTTTCGATTCAGTTTCATCGACGCTACTTTATAGTAGATTCCAAGATCACAGATCCATCAAAACCCTTTCCGATGAACTTTCCTTGGCCTATGGAATGCGTTTTTATTACCGTGATTTCAGGGTAGGGTGGGACCAAGGAGTTTTTGAATCAAAAAGACTTTCTCTCTATCGGCAACCCTATTGTGGTTGTGTGTACAGCGAACAAGAGCGTTATGACAAATCTCTAAAAAAACAATAA
- a CDS encoding sigma-54-dependent Fis family transcriptional regulator produces the protein MDVGKETLRDLSCLYEITKELASSFVLHECLDKAMLHLAEMKSMENGTVTIIHPITGKLEIEVAHGISAEAKKRGKYEIGEGITGRVVAAGEPIIVPHIYDEPLFLNKTRSRGDSGDPNRAFLCVPIKDGKQVIGALSVDRVYHDGFGDQATKDLQFLTVLSSIIAQTVRRIQIVNEEKEILRTENLKLRRELSEKNRIDDIIGNSSRMQDVFEMVHRVVDSNATVLLRGESGTGKTLVARALHYNGKRKDKPFISVNCSALPETLLESELFGHERGAFTGAHERKIGRFEQAEGGTLFLDEIGEISLAVQLKLLNIVQERCFQRLGSTRSISCDVRLVAATNRNLEEAVTRGSFREDLYYRLNVFPIYLPPLRKRRTDILLLAEFFLEKYSKENNKNIKRISTSAIDLLVQYHWPGNVRELQNCIERAVLVCDGDAIKGIHLPPTLQMSATGVRSKRPSFSASVENFEKELIIEALKQNNGNQTKAAHYLDTSLRIINYKIHQYAIDPKIYKI, from the coding sequence ATGGACGTTGGTAAAGAAACTTTGCGGGACCTCTCCTGTCTCTACGAGATCACGAAAGAACTTGCTTCTTCCTTTGTTCTTCATGAATGCCTTGACAAAGCGATGCTTCATCTCGCTGAAATGAAATCAATGGAAAATGGGACGGTTACCATCATTCACCCAATAACCGGCAAACTAGAGATAGAAGTTGCCCACGGCATATCGGCTGAAGCGAAAAAACGGGGTAAATATGAGATCGGTGAGGGAATTACCGGTCGCGTTGTCGCCGCAGGGGAGCCGATCATTGTGCCACATATTTATGATGAGCCCCTTTTCTTGAACAAGACCAGATCTCGAGGCGACTCCGGAGATCCGAACCGAGCGTTTCTTTGCGTTCCGATTAAAGATGGAAAACAGGTGATAGGTGCGCTCAGTGTGGATCGAGTTTATCATGATGGTTTTGGCGATCAAGCCACCAAGGATCTTCAGTTTCTGACGGTTCTGTCGAGTATCATTGCGCAAACCGTGAGAAGGATACAGATTGTCAACGAAGAGAAAGAAATCCTGAGAACTGAAAATCTGAAACTCAGACGTGAGTTGTCAGAAAAAAACCGGATTGACGATATAATTGGTAACTCGAGTCGCATGCAGGATGTATTTGAAATGGTACATCGTGTAGTAGACTCAAACGCTACGGTGTTATTACGTGGCGAGTCCGGCACCGGCAAAACATTGGTTGCGAGGGCCCTGCACTACAATGGTAAACGAAAAGATAAGCCTTTCATATCAGTCAACTGCTCTGCCCTCCCAGAAACGCTTCTCGAAAGCGAGCTTTTTGGTCACGAAAGGGGTGCTTTCACAGGGGCACACGAGCGTAAAATAGGAAGATTTGAGCAAGCCGAGGGTGGAACCTTGTTTCTTGATGAGATCGGCGAAATAAGCTTGGCCGTTCAGCTTAAGCTACTTAACATTGTTCAAGAACGTTGTTTTCAGCGGTTGGGATCAACTCGATCGATTTCTTGCGACGTCAGGCTGGTTGCTGCCACTAATCGCAATTTGGAAGAAGCTGTGACCAGAGGATCTTTTCGTGAAGATCTTTATTATCGCTTGAATGTTTTTCCCATTTATCTACCTCCTTTGAGAAAGAGAAGAACAGATATTTTGCTTCTGGCAGAATTCTTTCTGGAAAAATATTCAAAAGAAAACAATAAAAATATCAAACGGATATCAACCTCCGCGATAGACTTGCTGGTTCAGTATCATTGGCCAGGTAACGTCCGCGAGCTGCAAAACTGTATCGAAAGGGCTGTCTTAGTGTGTGATGGAGATGCCATAAAAGGAATCCATCTTCCACCTACTTTACAGATGTCCGCAACAGGAGTTAGATCTAAAAGACCTTCTTTTTCAGCTTCTGTCGAAAATTTTGAGAAAGAACTTATCATTGAAGCCCTTAAACAAAATAACGGCAACCAGACGAAAGCAGCTCACTATTTGGATACAAGTTTGCGAATCATTAATTATAAAATTCATCAATACGCTATTGACCCTAAAATATACAAAATTTAG
- a CDS encoding SH3 domain-containing protein, whose protein sequence is MPILPKSFVRHVVLFVFIILFPTFSLAEMVSVSGDNVNLRTGPSTTSPVRWRYGSGFPLQVLEKKGEWLKVQDFENDTGWLHKSLTAGTGHMIVKVNKGSDEKINIRSGPGTNHKVVGMAHYGVVFRTIEQKNGWALVRHESGLEGWILRSLLWGF, encoded by the coding sequence ATGCCTATCCTACCGAAGTCCTTTGTTCGACACGTTGTTCTTTTCGTTTTTATCATTTTGTTCCCAACGTTCTCTCTTGCAGAAATGGTAAGTGTGTCAGGAGATAATGTTAATCTTCGTACCGGGCCCTCGACCACCTCACCGGTACGGTGGAGATATGGTTCCGGTTTTCCTTTGCAGGTGTTGGAAAAAAAGGGTGAATGGCTGAAAGTTCAAGATTTTGAGAATGATACCGGATGGTTACATAAAAGCTTAACTGCCGGGACGGGGCATATGATCGTCAAAGTAAACAAGGGATCTGACGAAAAGATCAATATTCGAAGTGGACCGGGCACTAACCACAAGGTGGTCGGTATGGCCCATTACGGTGTCGTGTTCCGCACTATTGAACAAAAAAACGGATGGGCTCTCGTACGCCACGAGAGTGGTCTTGAAGGGTGGATACTGCGGTCTCTTTTATGGGGATTTTAG